The Roseofilum capinflatum BLCC-M114 DNA segment ACTTCATTGAATCGCTTGATCCTTCTACATTAAATGCTTTAGAAATATCAGGAAACACCTTAGAAAATATAACATTCAAATCTTATACAAAATTTGACTGTCCAGAATATGACATTTGTAAAGATTGTTTAGACCAAGGCTTCGATTTAATTATGGCCGATCAAGTATTTGAACATTTACTGTGGCCTTAAAGAGCAGGTCAAAATGTCTATAAAATGCTCAATGAAGGAGGATATTTTATTATTAGCACCCCATTTTTAGTTCGTATTCATAACGACCCCATTGATTGTTCTAGATGGACAGAAACGGGTTTGAAGTATCTATTAGCAGAATGTGGTTTTGAACTCGATAAAATTAAAACAGGATCATGGGTAAATCGTGCTTGCATTAATGCCAATTTCAGAAAATGGTCAGCACGAGGATGGGGTATTTTTACTAAACTCCATAACGAGGAAAATTTTCCGATTACGGTTTGGGCGATTGCTCGTAAATAACTACCTAATTAAGGATTATCTAAACTATGAAGATAAATGATGAATGGCTTAACATGAGAATAGGCTTACTTAAGCATCCACAGTTTTATAGAAACCCTATCATGGCCTTGTGGCGAAGATTAGTTTGGAAGCTCTATGCTGAACGTCAGCCTTTGTTGAGATTTGAAACCGAATATGGATTTGAGATAGAAGCTCAACCGCAAGATATAAGTGTCGGCTCACTCTTTTATAGGGGACAATATGAATGGGCTGAGTTGAAGTGGTGGAAAAAACTGCTTGATAGGGATGATATGGCGATCTTGGATGTTGGCGCAAATGGAGAAAGTGGAAGGTTGGTCTAATATCCTTGCTCAACTTAGTCATTAAGTTGGTTCTGAATTAGAGAACAATCGACATCAGCCAGCCGTTCTGCAATGGCTGGCCAAGAATAGCACTGTTTAACTAAAGTTTGAGCATTGTGACTCAGTTTTTGCTTCTCCGATGTCAGTAACTGAGCAATTGCACTGGCTACAGATTCTCTATTACCCTCTACAATTAACCCAGCGTTTGCCTGCTTAATTTCTGGGGCAATTTGTACTTCTGGGGTAATAATTACGGGTAAACCAGCAGCCATGGCTTCTACAACGGCAATCCCAAAGTTTTCGGAAAAGGAAGGAAGGACAAAAAGATCTGAGCCTTGCAGGACTAAATCTTTGTCTTCGCCAGTCACAAATCCGGTAAATCGGGTGCAATGGTGTAAGTCTAACTGATGGAGTAATTGTTTTAATTGTTCAATATATTCAGAATCTCCAGAACCAGCAAGCAGGAGATAAAGATTAGGACGTTTAGATTGAACTTGATGGAGTGCTTCGATTAACAGATCTGGGCGCTTTTTATAATGCAGGCGCGAGAGAAATAAGATAATTGTCGCGTCTAAAGGAATATCATATTTTGCTCGTAGTTTAGCTTTAGCATCCGGTTGGATTTCTGGAATGTCCACGCCTAGGGGAATGGTATTGTAGTGGTCACACAATTCTTCATCGGGAATAAAACCGGCTAGGGTGACGTACTTTTGTAGATTCAGTTGTTGAATTAGGGTTTCCACGCGGGGACGGTCATCCCCTTTGCCGACAATCAGATAATGAAGGTTGGGAACCTGTGGGAGGATGGTGGGCAGGGCTTCTAGAATGCGATCGTAGCCTTTATATTGTTCTTGGCTATCTAAGCGGCAAACGGTTAATAGGATTTTCGTTTCTGGAGAAAAACCATAGCGTTGCAGTAGGTAAGGCGGTTTGGGGGCAATGGTAAAGCGATCGCTATCAAAGGTATTGGGAAGGAGTAACACTTGTTCTGGATTCAAGTCTTGCTCTTTGAGGAGACGATCGCGGGTATAGTGACTTACGGCGAGAATGCGATCGGCATGACCCAGAGCCGTTTTCAGTAGGGGACGCTCGATGTTCCAGGCTTCTACTCCGTGGGCGATCGTCCAATAGGGAATACCTCTCAACTGCTTCAGCCAGTAGGCGATCGGTGTAAAATTCAAATGACTGGTTATCACTAACTCTGGAGAATGCCATAGTCCCCCTAGCATAATCTGAGCCGCAAAAGCCGGCGTTCTCAAGGATAGAGGGATCTTACCTGTAAAATGGAAATCTGTTTGATGCCAATCACCTAGATCGGGGGAAGATTGACTATCATGTTTAAGGTATACCTGATAATGAACATCATGATAAAAATTCTGTAAAGCTTTCAGTAAAAAGGCAGAATAAACTTGAATACCGCCCTTAAACCCAAACATATTGGGAAACCACAAATGACAAGAACTAGCACTTTTAGACTGATACATCAATAATTTATCTTTCCTCTTGCTAGTCAAGATTACAAAGTTTTTCACTACGTTCAATTCAGTTGGGTTTAATTCCTTCAATACAAATTGACCCTATATGAACTTCCTCAACTTCAACCAATGCAAATCTTGGATCTAACCAATCTCCATACTTACACTGACGAACTTGAGTTAAACCTTGATTAGAAAACGCTTTTTTCAATGAGGGAATATCCCACATCCACTGATGCCTGTAATTCGAGAAAATCTCCTTAATTCTATGATCAAACCGACTACGACTTCCCTGATGTCCAACAAAGGAATGGTAC contains these protein-coding regions:
- a CDS encoding glycosyltransferase, coding for MYQSKSASSCHLWFPNMFGFKGGIQVYSAFLLKALQNFYHDVHYQVYLKHDSQSSPDLGDWHQTDFHFTGKIPLSLRTPAFAAQIMLGGLWHSPELVITSHLNFTPIAYWLKQLRGIPYWTIAHGVEAWNIERPLLKTALGHADRILAVSHYTRDRLLKEQDLNPEQVLLLPNTFDSDRFTIAPKPPYLLQRYGFSPETKILLTVCRLDSQEQYKGYDRILEALPTILPQVPNLHYLIVGKGDDRPRVETLIQQLNLQKYVTLAGFIPDEELCDHYNTIPLGVDIPEIQPDAKAKLRAKYDIPLDATIILFLSRLHYKKRPDLLIEALHQVQSKRPNLYLLLAGSGDSEYIEQLKQLLHQLDLHHCTRFTGFVTGEDKDLVLQGSDLFVLPSFSENFGIAVVEAMAAGLPVIITPEVQIAPEIKQANAGLIVEGNRESVASAIAQLLTSEKQKLSHNAQTLVKQCYSWPAIAERLADVDCSLIQNQLND